The following coding sequences are from one Eucalyptus grandis isolate ANBG69807.140 chromosome 11, ASM1654582v1, whole genome shotgun sequence window:
- the LOC104427383 gene encoding MYB-like transcription factor 4 has product MGTRWAEIAKRLPGRTENTIKNHWNAVKRRQYCKQELLPHTNSSNILQNYIRSVTTPSPPKRLTMASGRGLGDHYPDKTKKQSLSLSAAAIFHGSDVQPEAANCPRQLLEPHHLHRPLPAQRPACGVLGFPMVDGNGNLGLYPVEDHQYYHHNHHYQVLSEAGGGDGSEESDYNDHELDLEMSLEIGDRHHHHRQHHPNHHHHQEKKELDLLEMIALQSG; this is encoded by the coding sequence ATGGGGACTAGATGGGCCGAGATAGCCAAGAGATTGCCTGGAAGGACCGAAAACACCATCAAGAATCACTGGAACGCTGTCAAACGCAGGCAATACTGTAAGCAGGAGTTGCTCCCCCACACCAACAGCTCCAATATCCTGCAAAACTACATCAGGAGTGTCACCACTCCATCTCCTCCAAAACGGTTGACAATGGCTAGCGGTCGTGGCCTGGGTGACCACTACCCCGACAAGACCAAGAAGCAGTCGTTATCCTTGTCGGCAGCGGCCATTTTCCATGGCTCGGACGTGCAGCCTGAAGCAGCCAACTGCCCTCGTCAGCTGCTGGAGCCCCATCACCTCCACCGGCCACTGCCAGCTCAGAGGCCAGCCTGCGGTGTCTTGGGGTTTCCGATGGTCGATGGGAATGGGAATCTTGGGCTTTATCCTGTTGAGGACCATCAGTATTATCATCACAATCACCATTATCAGGTGCTGAGTGAAGCTGGTGGCGGTGATGGGAGTGAAGAGAGCGATTATAATGATCATGAGTTGGACTTGGAGATGAGCTTGGAGATTGGCGATCGCCACCACCATCATCGCCAACATCACCCtaatcaccatcaccatcaggAGAAGAAGGAGCTGGACTTGCTCGAGATGATCGCTCTGCAAAGTGGCTAA
- the LOC104425251 gene encoding TATA-box-binding protein, giving the protein MAEQVEGLEGSQPVDLTKHPSGIVPTLQNIVSTVNLDCKLDLKAIALQARNAEYNPKRFAAVIMRIREPKTTALIFASGKMVCTGAKSEQNSKLAARKYARIIQKLGFPATFKDFKIQNIVASCDVKFPIRLEGLAYSHGAFSSYEPELFPGLIYRMKQPKIVLLIFVSGKIVLTGAKVRDEIYTAFENIYPVLTEFRKVQQ; this is encoded by the exons ATGGCGGAGCAAGTAGAGGGGCTTGAAGGGAGCCAACCGGTGGATCTCACCAAGCATCCCTCTGGCATCGTGCCCACCCTCCA GAACATAGTCTCGACTGTCAATCTGGATTGCAAGTTGGATCTTAAAGCTATTGCCCTGCAAGCTCGGAATGCTGAATATAACCCAAAG CGTTTTGCTGCAGTCATCATGAGGATCAGGGAACCTAAAACGACAGCTTTAATTTTTGCTTCCGGAAAGATG GTTTGCACTGGGGCCAAAAGTGAACAAAATTCAAAGTTGGCAGCAAGAAAG TATGCAAGGATTATCCAAAAGCTTGGGTTTCCTGCCACATTTAAG GACTTTAAGATTCAGAACATTGTTGCCTCTTGTGATGTGAAATTTCCAATCAGACTTGAAGGTCTTGCATACTCTCACGGTGCCTTTTCAAGC TATGAGCCCGAACTCTTCCCTGGTCTAATATATCGCATGAAACAACCCAAGATAGTGctcttaatttttgtttccgggaagaTTGTACTTACTGGGGCAAAG GTGAGGGATGAGATTTACACCGCCTTTGAAAACATATACCCCGTCCTCACTGAGTTCAGGAAGGTCCAACAATG